A single window of Flagellimonas maritima DNA harbors:
- a CDS encoding glycoside hydrolase family 30 protein, with amino-acid sequence MKKFNKFNFIITLALALSACSVDNKLKVEVYETSAQGNKLTKITDFPPQKVKAQIKLLPDQNFQTITGFGGSFTEASAYLLNQLGQENRKKIIAAYFGDEGSRYSLTRTHMNSCDFSLSNYSYAPVEGDLELKHFSIDEDRDDIIPFIKEAMAVSKDGFKILASPWTAPPWMKNNKDWRGGKLLPEYYDTWALFFSKYIDAYKLEDIDIWGFTVENEPLGNNNNWESMHFTPEEMTNFVKFHLGPKLETDGHEAKILGYDQNRGEELEEWVKVMFKNEASSKYFDGTAIHWYASTYDWFPESLQFAHNAAPSKYLIQSEACVDAEIPKWKDDKWYWSKEATDWGWDWAPEHEKHLHPKYAPVYRYARDIIGCLNNWVDGWIDWNMILDTQGGPNWFKNWCVAPVIVDPDKDEVYFTPIYYTLTHFSKYIRPGATRIGFENSDDSLMVTAVKNPDDTIVIVILNQDLKPKSFKVFLDDDFKEISISPQAIQTIIIDKTTDAN; translated from the coding sequence ATGAAAAAGTTTAACAAATTTAATTTCATAATTACATTGGCCCTAGCACTGAGCGCTTGCAGCGTAGATAATAAATTGAAGGTAGAAGTATATGAAACTTCGGCCCAAGGAAATAAATTGACCAAGATAACGGACTTTCCGCCTCAAAAAGTAAAAGCGCAGATAAAACTGCTGCCCGATCAAAACTTTCAGACCATAACTGGATTTGGCGGTTCTTTTACGGAAGCCTCTGCTTACCTGCTCAACCAATTGGGTCAAGAAAACCGAAAAAAAATCATCGCCGCCTATTTTGGCGATGAAGGTTCGCGGTATTCGTTGACAAGAACACATATGAACTCTTGTGATTTTTCCTTATCCAACTATTCTTATGCGCCTGTTGAAGGGGATTTGGAATTAAAGCACTTTTCCATAGATGAGGATAGAGATGATATTATACCCTTTATCAAAGAAGCAATGGCTGTCTCCAAAGATGGATTCAAGATTCTGGCATCCCCATGGACAGCACCACCTTGGATGAAAAACAACAAAGATTGGAGAGGCGGAAAGCTTCTTCCCGAATATTATGATACTTGGGCACTGTTCTTCTCTAAATATATAGATGCCTATAAATTGGAGGATATAGATATTTGGGGCTTTACCGTTGAAAATGAGCCATTGGGGAACAACAATAACTGGGAAAGTATGCATTTCACTCCAGAAGAAATGACCAATTTTGTGAAGTTTCACTTAGGTCCAAAATTAGAAACTGATGGACATGAAGCAAAAATTCTGGGTTATGATCAAAATCGTGGAGAAGAATTGGAAGAATGGGTAAAAGTGATGTTCAAGAATGAGGCTTCATCAAAATATTTTGATGGAACAGCCATTCACTGGTATGCCAGCACCTATGATTGGTTTCCAGAATCGCTGCAATTTGCACATAACGCTGCTCCCTCAAAATATTTGATACAATCCGAGGCTTGTGTTGATGCCGAAATCCCCAAATGGAAAGATGACAAGTGGTATTGGTCCAAAGAAGCTACGGATTGGGGCTGGGACTGGGCGCCCGAGCATGAAAAACACCTACATCCAAAATACGCGCCCGTATATCGTTATGCCCGTGATATTATTGGATGTCTAAACAATTGGGTAGACGGTTGGATAGATTGGAACATGATCTTGGATACACAAGGCGGTCCAAACTGGTTTAAAAATTGGTGTGTGGCACCAGTAATTGTTGATCCAGATAAAGATGAAGTATATTTTACTCCCATTTATTATACCCTTACCCATTTCAGCAAGTATATTAGACCAGGTGCAACTCGTATTGGATTTGAGAACTCAGACGATTCCTTGATGGTAACTGCTGTTAAAAATCCAGATGATACGATTGTTATTGTAATCTTGAACCAAGACTTGAAACCCAAGAGTTTTAAAGTCTTTTTAGATGATGATTTCAAAGAAATTTCCATTAGTCCACAAGCTATTCAAACTATCATTATTGATAAAACCACCGATGCTAACTAA
- a CDS encoding carbohydrate binding domain-containing protein gives MKLLFKKTRILSLMILAISFLGCEDDDDANGLPEVVAAFTQTQIEDSGIVSFINISENADFFEWDFGDGTTSTEIDPIKTFADGTYTVTLTASNSAGASSNFSDELIIDIPDTPPAFDSGLLTNGDFESGTDPWIGNAANVTTEGGNSFNLADVQTAGNPFDVNLSQVVELTQGTNYILTFDASSDVTRTIIAGIGLNVAPFTNDTRTIDLTTDTQTFTVALSAADFGGADGRVLFDLGAEVGVVVIDNVSLVEGGDGGFDSGLLINGNFESGVVPWVGNAANVVTEGENSFNQADVQSAGQPFDVNLSQVLELTQGTNYTLTFEASSNVTRTIIAGIGLNVAPFTNDTRTIDLTTDTQTFTLELSAAGFGGADSRVLFDMGAEVGIVIIDNVSLVEGGSGGGDDSEAPVITLTGDATVNLNVGDPAYVDAGATANDNVDGDISGSIVVGGDTVDTNVAGTYTITYNVSDAAGNPATEVTRTVNVEENTFDDGLLTNGDFENGTDSWIGNGLNVVTDSGNSFNSVNVAMAGTPFSVNLSQVIELTKGADYILTFDASSDVSRTILAGIGLNVEPFTNTTQTINLTTDTQTFVLNLNATGFGGADSRILFDMGAETGLVNIDNVSLVLDSGGGDTCPAPPMGELLSNGGFEANSGDGACWQLNESAGSSVTIIDTDANTGTYSARLTTGPSQVPNLKQERFAPTVAGNQNIQVTFRYKITSSFVDGSILEVLAFSERSVGGAVPHNLGNAPGTNTVDVWQTYTGSFTTDANVDEGLSLLIQATCGGVGTCAGEVIIDDVVVEEI, from the coding sequence ATGCCAACGGTCTCCCTGAGGTCGTAGCGGCTTTTACACAAACGCAGATCGAAGATTCTGGAATTGTATCCTTTATCAACATTTCTGAAAACGCGGATTTTTTTGAATGGGATTTTGGAGATGGTACTACTTCGACAGAAATTGATCCTATCAAGACTTTTGCAGATGGGACCTATACCGTAACACTGACAGCGTCAAATTCAGCAGGTGCTTCAAGTAATTTTTCAGATGAATTAATAATAGATATTCCTGATACACCACCAGCATTCGACAGTGGACTATTGACCAACGGAGATTTTGAAAGTGGAACAGATCCGTGGATTGGTAACGCAGCAAATGTAACAACAGAAGGCGGTAACAGCTTCAATTTGGCAGATGTGCAAACAGCTGGCAATCCTTTTGATGTAAATTTGAGCCAAGTTGTAGAACTTACCCAAGGCACAAACTATATTTTAACTTTTGATGCCTCGTCTGACGTGACACGTACAATAATCGCCGGTATTGGACTAAATGTAGCGCCTTTTACCAATGATACACGTACAATTGATTTGACAACAGATACCCAGACCTTTACCGTAGCACTTTCTGCGGCGGACTTTGGCGGAGCGGATGGTAGAGTATTGTTTGATCTAGGTGCCGAAGTAGGTGTTGTTGTAATAGATAATGTCTCCTTGGTTGAAGGAGGAGATGGCGGTTTTGACAGTGGTTTATTGATTAATGGAAATTTTGAAAGTGGTGTAGTTCCTTGGGTAGGCAACGCTGCAAATGTAGTTACGGAAGGAGAAAATAGTTTCAATCAAGCTGATGTACAATCAGCTGGCCAACCCTTCGATGTAAATTTGAGCCAAGTTTTGGAACTTACACAAGGCACAAACTATACGTTGACTTTTGAAGCATCATCTAATGTGACACGTACTATAATTGCCGGGATTGGTCTGAATGTAGCGCCCTTTACCAATGATACGCGAACAATCGATTTGACTACGGATACCCAAACCTTTACCCTTGAATTATCAGCAGCCGGTTTTGGCGGAGCAGATAGCCGTGTACTTTTTGATATGGGTGCCGAAGTAGGCATTGTAATAATCGATAACGTTTCCTTGGTAGAGGGAGGTTCTGGAGGAGGAGATGATTCCGAAGCACCAGTAATCACATTAACAGGAGATGCAACTGTAAACCTAAATGTGGGAGATCCCGCTTATGTAGATGCTGGAGCTACTGCAAACGATAATGTGGATGGAGACATCTCTGGCAGTATCGTTGTTGGAGGAGATACAGTAGATACCAATGTAGCAGGAACATATACCATAACATACAATGTAAGCGATGCAGCAGGTAATCCCGCTACCGAAGTTACCAGAACAGTAAATGTTGAAGAAAATACTTTTGACGATGGCTTGTTGACCAATGGTGATTTTGAAAACGGGACAGATTCATGGATAGGGAATGGGCTCAATGTGGTCACTGATAGCGGAAATAGTTTCAATTCAGTAAATGTTGCTATGGCAGGAACACCCTTCTCCGTTAATTTGAGCCAAGTAATCGAATTAACGAAAGGTGCAGATTATATATTGACTTTTGATGCATCATCCGATGTTTCACGTACAATTCTTGCGGGTATTGGACTAAACGTGGAACCTTTTACAAATACTACTCAAACAATTAACCTTACAACAGATACCCAGACATTTGTTCTAAATCTTAATGCGACAGGATTTGGTGGAGCGGATAGCCGAATACTTTTTGATATGGGTGCAGAAACAGGGTTGGTGAATATTGATAATGTTTCTCTTGTTCTTGACAGCGGCGGCGGAGATACTTGTCCGGCCCCACCGATGGGTGAGTTATTATCAAACGGTGGTTTCGAGGCTAATTCCGGTGATGGCGCTTGTTGGCAGCTTAATGAATCTGCGGGCTCTTCCGTAACTATTATCGATACTGACGCCAATACGGGTACTTACTCCGCTAGATTGACCACAGGTCCTTCACAAGTGCCAAATCTTAAGCAAGAGCGATTTGCTCCGACCGTAGCGGGTAACCAAAACATTCAGGTGACGTTTAGATATAAAATTACATCGAGCTTTGTAGATGGTTCGATACTGGAAGTTCTGGCATTTTCAGAACGTTCAGTTGGTGGCGCCGTGCCACATAATTTGGGCAATGCCCCTGGAACCAATACCGTTGATGTTTGGCAAACTTACACTGGGTCATTTACAACAGATGCTAACGTAGATGAAGGTCTATCACTACTTATACAAGCTACCTGTGGTGGTGTCGGCACTTGTGCTGGAGAGGTAATTATAGACGATGTTGTGGTAGAAGAAATATAA
- a CDS encoding glycoside hydrolase family 3 protein, protein MDKEKSAYLLIEQKIDSLLALMTLDEKIGQMTQVRHFDDIQEDDITSKFIGSIIHTQGPLPGNNAEEWQAKFTRLQKKALSTRLGIPLIFGVDAIHGQNTYEGATIFPHNIGFGATQNRELVKQAAKITAIESQATGFNWVFSPCVAIPYNEKWGRVYEAFSESTELTGQLTKASVEGLQGDDLKNSKTVMATAKHFVGDGATDFGLEGGETSISLKEVRERLLPPYKVAVDAGVGSVMASFNSMSGIPMHAHKDLITNVLKKNMGFDGIMVSDWKGYSRFGENDVINAGVDMIMAVEGDFEMYQEGLKKGVESGYVSQERIDDAVRRILRQKYRLGVFENPFPDSSLIEKIGIQEHRDIARQAVRESLVLLKNDNSLLPLNKKMGKIVVVGEHANNSGLQSGGWTINWQGSTENYKGATTILEGIKKTAEGTVIYDTDASGDHSDADVAIIVIGETPYAESFGDIGGEIDAYQLTLTESHQNYVDTYVDMGVKTIVVLISGRALVTTKQIEQSTAFVAAWLPGSEGDGIAEVLFGEHNFKGKLPHSWPKSEEDYNGKYGPNFWDDSIKPLLPYGFGLHY, encoded by the coding sequence ATGGACAAAGAGAAAAGTGCATACTTACTGATAGAACAAAAGATAGATTCTTTGCTGGCATTAATGACCTTAGATGAAAAAATAGGTCAAATGACACAGGTTAGACATTTTGATGATATTCAGGAAGATGATATTACCTCTAAGTTTATCGGTTCCATAATTCATACGCAAGGTCCATTACCGGGTAATAATGCTGAGGAATGGCAAGCAAAATTTACAAGATTACAGAAAAAAGCACTATCGACCCGTTTGGGTATTCCATTGATTTTTGGGGTAGATGCCATTCATGGACAAAACACCTATGAAGGGGCTACCATTTTTCCACATAACATTGGTTTTGGCGCAACCCAAAATAGAGAATTGGTAAAGCAAGCCGCAAAAATAACTGCCATTGAATCTCAGGCAACAGGGTTCAACTGGGTTTTTTCTCCTTGCGTAGCCATACCCTATAATGAGAAATGGGGAAGGGTCTACGAAGCTTTTTCAGAAAGCACCGAGTTGACCGGGCAACTTACAAAAGCATCAGTTGAAGGCTTGCAGGGAGATGATTTAAAAAATAGCAAAACGGTCATGGCCACTGCAAAACATTTTGTTGGTGACGGAGCTACTGATTTTGGTCTAGAAGGAGGTGAAACCTCTATAAGCCTAAAAGAAGTCCGGGAACGTTTGTTACCTCCCTACAAAGTAGCAGTAGATGCAGGAGTAGGTTCTGTAATGGCCTCTTTTAATTCAATGTCAGGAATACCAATGCATGCCCACAAGGATTTGATTACAAATGTGCTGAAAAAGAATATGGGATTTGATGGTATAATGGTTTCGGATTGGAAAGGCTACTCACGATTTGGAGAAAATGATGTTATCAATGCCGGAGTAGATATGATCATGGCTGTAGAAGGCGATTTTGAAATGTACCAAGAAGGATTAAAAAAAGGTGTTGAAAGCGGTTATGTATCCCAAGAGCGAATTGATGATGCAGTGCGAAGAATACTGCGCCAAAAATATAGATTGGGTGTATTTGAAAATCCTTTTCCAGATTCAAGCTTAATTGAAAAAATTGGTATTCAAGAACATAGGGATATAGCTCGTCAAGCCGTAAGGGAATCTTTGGTTTTACTTAAAAATGACAACAGTTTACTTCCGCTCAATAAGAAAATGGGAAAAATTGTAGTAGTGGGCGAACATGCCAATAATTCTGGTCTGCAGTCGGGAGGATGGACCATAAACTGGCAGGGCTCCACGGAAAACTATAAAGGAGCAACGACAATTCTTGAAGGAATCAAAAAAACAGCTGAGGGAACAGTAATTTATGATACCGATGCATCAGGAGACCATAGCGATGCAGATGTTGCCATTATAGTAATTGGAGAAACCCCTTATGCCGAATCTTTCGGTGATATAGGTGGTGAAATTGATGCATATCAATTGACACTGACCGAAAGTCATCAAAATTATGTGGACACCTATGTTGATATGGGCGTGAAAACTATAGTAGTGTTGATTTCTGGCCGTGCTTTGGTCACAACTAAGCAAATAGAACAATCCACGGCATTTGTAGCAGCTTGGTTACCAGGTTCAGAAGGGGACGGCATTGCGGAAGTCTTATTTGGAGAACATAACTTTAAGGGAAAATTACCTCATTCTTGGCCTAAATCAGAAGAAGATTATAACGGAAAATATGGGCCAAATTTTTGGGATGATTCCATAAAACCTTTGTTACCTTACGGATTTGGATTACACTATTGA
- a CDS encoding glycosyl hydrolase family 17 protein has product MKSLIKVILTMVVLLVNQSCKYKSVKTEENQTLIQKEVTAKDILGNPKYLAISYGGYRKTSRDVQPTINELKEDMKILSAMGIKILRTYNVQLQQASNLLKAIKELKNEDETFEMYVMLGAWIDCKNAWTGETPDHDVESEQNEGEIARAVTLANQYPDIVKIIAVGNEAMVKWATSYYVQPSVILKWVNHLQDLKKSGELSKDLWITSSDDFASWGGGDKSYHTENLEKLIKAVDYISMHTYPYHNTHYNPEFWGVPKDEEQLSDIQKIDAAMIRAKDFAINQYSAVKKYMESLGVDKPIHIGETGWATVSNGFYGPTGSKATDEYKEAAYHNLIRMWTNSEGISCFYFEAFNEQWKDAENSLGSENHFGLFTIDGKAKYALWDMVDKGIFEGLTRNGNSITKTYSGDKAALMKDVLVPPSKKEQAITH; this is encoded by the coding sequence ATGAAATCACTAATAAAAGTAATATTAACGATGGTGGTTTTACTAGTGAACCAATCCTGTAAATATAAAAGTGTCAAAACAGAAGAAAATCAAACCCTAATACAGAAAGAAGTGACAGCGAAAGATATTTTAGGAAATCCAAAGTACTTGGCAATATCTTATGGTGGGTACAGAAAAACCTCAAGAGATGTTCAACCGACTATTAACGAGCTAAAAGAAGACATGAAGATTCTTTCTGCGATGGGCATTAAAATTTTGAGAACCTATAATGTTCAATTACAACAAGCATCTAATTTGCTGAAAGCCATAAAGGAGTTAAAAAACGAGGATGAAACCTTTGAAATGTATGTAATGTTGGGCGCATGGATTGATTGTAAAAATGCGTGGACTGGAGAGACCCCTGACCATGATGTGGAAAGCGAACAAAACGAGGGTGAAATTGCCCGAGCCGTAACATTAGCCAATCAATATCCTGATATTGTAAAAATCATTGCCGTAGGCAACGAAGCTATGGTAAAATGGGCTACAAGCTATTATGTTCAGCCAAGTGTCATATTAAAATGGGTGAATCATCTTCAAGACTTAAAGAAAAGTGGGGAACTATCCAAAGATTTATGGATAACCAGCTCAGACGATTTCGCCTCTTGGGGAGGTGGCGATAAAAGCTATCATACTGAAAACCTTGAAAAACTTATAAAGGCGGTCGACTATATCTCCATGCATACTTATCCATACCATAATACACATTACAATCCAGAATTTTGGGGCGTACCTAAAGATGAGGAACAACTCTCCGACATCCAGAAAATTGATGCTGCAATGATTAGGGCAAAGGATTTTGCGATAAATCAATATAGTGCTGTTAAAAAATATATGGAAAGCCTGGGTGTTGACAAACCCATACATATAGGAGAAACAGGTTGGGCAACAGTATCCAATGGATTTTACGGGCCAACGGGGTCCAAGGCTACGGATGAGTATAAAGAAGCGGCATATCATAACCTCATTAGGATGTGGACAAATTCTGAAGGGATTTCATGTTTTTACTTTGAAGCGTTTAACGAGCAATGGAAAGATGCGGAAAATTCTTTAGGGTCTGAGAATCATTTTGGTCTTTTTACCATTGATGGAAAAGCAAAATATGCCCTATGGGATATGGTCGACAAAGGAATTTTTGAGGGTCTGACCAGAAACGGAAATTCAATCACCAAGACTTACAGTGGTGATAAAGCAGCGTTGATGAAAGATGTCCTTGTACCACCCTCAAAAAAAGAACAAGCTATCACTCATTAA